Sequence from the Phragmites australis chromosome 6, lpPhrAust1.1, whole genome shotgun sequence genome:
TTCCATCTTATCGTATTGTAAGGACCTtcaccaagctcaagaagagggttGCATTTTTTGTTGAATATTGTTGCCCTCGCAGGCATAACTAAGATAAAGTTAAGGAGCACTTAAAAAGGACGAAGGAAACATAAAACATTAAAGACCCGAAATATTGCATTGCATGTGAAAAAATGTAAGGATACATCCGTAAACCACAGCAAATTCAGAGCCTGAGGAGGACCACTGCACATCATGCACCGGCCCATCCTTTTCTGCCAATTCATGATAGGGTCAGCGACCAGAAATTAAAGGAACAAATTAGTCAAAACCAAAGAACTTACTAAGAGGAACAATCCCTTCGAAGGCCCTGTCAGTTGTCAAGTAGTTCAACTTGGTTTCACCATAGTAACTCTGGTTGGTTTTGTCCACATCAGCTtgagcaagaacaagaagcccagTAGACCCCTTGTTCCAGTGTAATTGAACAGTGGAACAGCGAAAAAAGCTCCTGCGAGCAACAGCTTGATTTTGTGCATCCTTGttgcaagaaaatatctgaaCACTAGCTGGAACACCCTACTTGaaaccaaaggaaaaaaagtgAGAAAGATCACTAAGCTCGTGAAATTAGTTTGTGGAAACACAATCTAATTAGCTAAATAAAAATGTGACAAATCAGACCTTTGCCTCTGGGACGAATCCAGCAACATGAGATCCTGGTGCAGTTGCTAGCTGCATCGCAGCTATGCCAGGCATTCTTATCCTAGACAAAATCCCTTTAGTGAAATCTTTTGGATCAAAGAATTGCATCTCATTAGGCATCATCCGGCAAGCAACTGACTCATCCGCAGAAAACTGAACCATTGGCCTGCGAGTTCAACCAACATGTCATGTGCCATAAGAACTGAAATGAACCTCATGCTTACCCATCTCAAATTGAGTTTAAATCGAATTTAAAGATTCAAGTTCGGCCAGACTGCTtcacctatttttttttaatacgaCGTGTGCAGTTAATGAAGAGTCCATATAGAACAAAAGCTAAAGTAACATTAGCATCTCAAATACAGGAACCAGGATAAAAAAAGCATAATCAACAATCAGTAGACAATGAAATCACTAAGGATTAGGTGTTAGGAGATATCTCTTTAGTCGAGTGACAATATTATGTTTCTTTTACCGGTCTCCCGTAAGAAGCACCATCGAGCTCGATAGGAACATTAGGTTAATGATGTATATAGAACCAGAGAATTCAAATACAGCTACCATATCACATCAATGATTGCCACTAACAAAGTATTGCGAGAGAAAATGTACTGGGTGTACTTAACAAACAAACGCCTATCATTCCTTCCCACAAAGTGTTCACCTGCTAAATAAGGAGCGATATGACGCATTGACGCTACATGCTATTAAACAGCTAGGAACACATTAACATCCCTACAGGTATAATTTACTTTAATTTTATAATGTATTTATTTAGCATGGCTCTACAGGCATAATCAAGCATCAAAGTTCAAGCAGCATAATTTTATCAGGATCACCAGAGTTCAAGTAACAcaaaccaggtggccttggccatgCTCTTCTGGTAGTGCTGGTAGAGAGCGGTGGCGGTGTCGACGTGCCAGACCGTGACATTCTTCTCCTGCGGCGAAGACGACTTCTGGAAGGTCTGCAGGTACGCCCCCGTGGGCGAcagcgcggcggcgaggaggcccgGGAGCTCAAAGAACCTGACGACGGAGAGCGTGAGACAGTCGTAGACGGTGGCCGAGGCCGACGCCACCGTGGCCAGAAGGCGGGCGCCGTCGGCGGAGAAGGAGGTGGCGCTGCACGCTGTCTTGGGGAGCCTCTGCGGCGGGTTGGTGGAGCCCGGCGGGTAGGGCGGGCCGGACCACACCGTGAATCCGTCAGGCTCGCGCACTGCGGTTGGCGCATTCCGTCAGATGGGGCGGTGGACAACGCGAGAGAATACGGGGAAAACGCAgagacgagagagagaggaaggctGAGGGAGGGTACCTAGGATCCCGAGGGCAGGAGTCGGCGACGCCATGGCCGAGCAAGCGACGACTCCTCGGCAGCCGCCGGCGAGATCGCGGGcacagcagcggcggcggcggcggcgtgggacGGAGGGGTTGGGGACGGTGCCGAGCGGATGCGCGTGCTGTGTATGGCAGCCAGGGCTCTATCACTGCGACTGACAGGTGGGGCGGGCCATCATCGTGCTCTCCTGTTTGGGCTTGGCTTCAACAGCGTGGGTCCAAACGTCCCAAGCCCATTCTGGCAGCCCAGTCCTTCACGGAGCCGAACCCCTTGGGTCTGTTGCACCTAGCAAGCGAAAGTAAAATCTGCTCAGCCTGTGCGCGGTGCCGGTGCAGCAGACCTGCAGCTGGCCCAGGGCAACGGCGCCGACGTGccgacgccggcgccggcgaagcTAGGCATAGCTAGGCGGTGTAGTTGGGTATCGGAACGGTGGTCGATCGGCACTGTACAATTGAGAGCCGCATTCCATTCAGTTCGTGCGATGTAAGATTGGTATGGTGGGCTGCGTGGCGTGTACCTATGGCAGCAGCAGCATTGTTGCTGTAAGCGAGTAGAGCAGAAGTTCAATGACACCGTATTCCTGGTGGCCCAAACTCTGAGCTAACTAGTTAAGTAACTAAGAAAACTATAGAGCCTCATCGGTCACACTCATCAACTCTAAAGATTCAGACGGGCCACATGGGCTCGCTAGGTTACCAGAACAATTCGGTACTATCCTTTCTTCTGTTCCTTTTGTGTGGCAATCTGATTTGGTAGTCATAATGCGCGTGAGTACTATTGAACTATATGCACCAACCAATTCAATTGAGATCTTGAGCTATTTAGAAAACGAAAGGGGTATACTTCAATGGGTATCTCAAAGCTCAAAGAAATATCTTTACCATGCTAGTTCATCGGGTAAAGAAGACCTATTTCTCGAGTATCTTGGAATGTCTAGAATatttgtgatcttttcttttgcttttttttcccTTATCCCCTTTCTTCTGTTTGTGTTTATACATTCTTTCGtttttcttaatttattatAACCAATAGGGGCGAGTCCCTCctgttctttaaaaaaaactcaaagaaaTATGCCACTAACCAAGCAAATCGTTCAGAAAGAAATTTGTCGCTAACCTATATCTAAATATTTGTGAACTAAGTATAACTTGGTTGATTAGGATCTTTATAGTGAAACCTATTCACTGGGTTCAAGTTTCAAACTCCACACATATgttcatatttataaaaaatgatGAAGCCAAACAACCTCTGAAAATGATGAAGCCAAACAACCTCTGAAAACCAGTTGTCATGCTTTTCTTCCCTATCCATTCCTCGATCGGTAACCCTTTTGGGAACACGAAAAAGGGGATGGAGGAGGAAAAGGCAAGTCGGCAGCCAACATTCCATCTCCACATCAAATGCGTCAAATATATTTAGCCGAAAGACTGAATCCAGCAACCAAAGGCGTACACTTTTTCATGGCTCGTATCCAATCCAAGACGCCAGGTCACAGCCCAACATGGTGCCCGGATAAGGGCATCTATGGGATTTTCTTCACGAATGAGAATCCTTTCAGATTTTCATTTTCCTCATTATTTTAATGGTTTCTCTTCATGATTTTCGTCACGAAAGAATTTTTAAGATTATTCCCTCTAGAACggaattctttcttctttcccttcacgaatctTTTCGAAGAGAAACTGTTGAAGACGAGAGAAACTTAAAGGAATGAGAACATGGAGGGGAATCaggaagagaacgaaatgaaggaaatataatTATGGATGGTCTAAGCATCGATCGTTAGCACTAGCAACTTGTAGCAGCACAGCAAACCTATCCCTCCTTCACCCATCTCCGTGTCAACCTCTGCCCATCAATACGCTGTAGCGGGGGAGAAGGGGACTCGCCCGTCCATGGGCGTACGAACTGCCAAGTTGGTAGGGATGTAAATGGATATTTAATGTGTAGTTTTAAGTTATTAGGATTATGTTGTTCGTTGTAAcggttttaaaatatttgtttaattatcaTGATATGGTATGTTTATTTCAACGTGTTGCAACAATATAAAGCAAGAAGGAAAATATGACCTCATCTACTTGCTCTATTTTCGTTGGACAGCGATAACATGAAACAAAGAGGAAAATTATGATGTAAATAACCATAACCATACAATACGTAGCAAAAATAGCtatattaggtcatgattgtgattttagtgattaatattagcatagtcattgggactaacgtgtttgtcaagaatataggttagtaggtctcatggatgcaatacatcaagaagccatcgAAATCAGGATaaattttgattgaattagagaagtcccaggaaaaatgactacaccggatagttGGTGATACCACAAGTGTACACACTGGAACATTTTCCAGAAGGATAGAAAACTGAGCTAAAATGAGATTGAATTTATCGGAAGGTATGGTGATCAGAATTAatgtacaccagagcatttaacaaaaGTTTTGCAACTGTCGAAGACTGAAGATTaatacaccggaaggtccggtgatgaaaaaACAGTACACTGGAGGCTTACACCGATGATCAGAAttgaagagtgaagatcaaggtattggatggttcggtgatcaatgttgtgtacaccggaggcttACATCGGAGAATTTAACAAAGCGTGTGAAAAATCATGAGAAGATagagttgtacacaccggaaggtctggcgatgaagattgtgaacaccagagctTTTTTGCACATAGAAGAAGATTGGCACGGTTGGCTCAAGATAAGgtaccggatagtctggtgatggttTGAAGGTTACACCGGAtcgtccagtgttcacagaggtttgaaTGGGGATCTAACAGCAAGTTTATGAGGTTGTACACACTAGATATTCTGGTGCTTGTACCACTAtctacaccggaccatccggtatttACAGTAAAGTTAAGTagttggagcaacgactagttggcgagtttgagatgataaatacccacccattcgGCCATTTGAATGTGTTAGGGTACAGAAAATCCCATATACGATTGAGAATATATTCAAACCATCAAAGTGTTAAacgtgatcatctaaggcaattagcacaccattagagggagtaattagtgctattatgcctagagagaagtgttgttaGGTGTTGCAATCTAAacagtggatcaaggagtgatctaacagtataccaagaggtacactgacaccttggagtcttggtgactaaCCGGTAAattgttgaccctttgacttagtgtggagcggaaACAAAAAGATTGTGTGAGGACGCAGAGgttcttgtctttgtgactaaagcttcgAAATGAAGACGACatacaagtgactggaagagaggttagtggtgagaccttgtcttggtggctcatcatgcttgaggccttgtcttagtgacttggtatctcaacagccatgaccggaagagacttggcgaccagaAACATATTCTTTgtagagctctaacgtggactaggggtggcttg
This genomic interval carries:
- the LOC133921807 gene encoding uncharacterized protein LOC133921807 isoform X2, which produces MASPTPALGILVREPDGFTVWSGPPYPPGSTNPPQRLPKTACSATSFSADGARLLATVASASATVYDCLTLSVVRFFELPGLLAAALSPTGAYLQTFQKSSSPQEKNVTVWHVDTATALYQHYQKSMAKATWPMVQFSADESVACRMMPNEMQFFDPKDFTKGILSRIRMPGIAAMQLATAPGSHVAGFVPEAKGVPASVQIFSCNKDAQNQAVARRSFFRCSTVQLHWNKGSTGLLVLAQADVDKTNQSYYGETKLNYLTTDRAFEGIVPLKKDGPVHDVQWSSSGSEFAVVYGFMPARATIFNKKCNPLLELGEGPYNTIRWNPKGRFIVLAGFGNLPGDMAFWDYSEKKLVAKTKAECSVTSEWSPDGRHFMTATTAPRLQIDNGIKIFDHNGSLQFKKMFEKLYQADWKPEAAERFGDIADLATSLSSLKIEETKKQAQGSKSAQTSSKAPANTAPKSTAYRPPHAKGSAEVQDKLFGGLAPTGGEMSKNALRNKKRREKQKEKKAAEASGSPADES
- the LOC133921807 gene encoding uncharacterized protein LOC133921807 isoform X1 produces the protein MASPTPALGILVREPDGFTVWSGPPYPPGSTNPPQRLPKTACSATSFSADGARLLATVASASATVYDCLTLSVVRFFELPGLLAAALSPTGAYLQTFQKSSSPQEKNVTVWHVDTATALYQHYQKSMAKATWPMVQFSADESVACRMMPNEMQFFDPKDFTKGILSRIRMPGIAAMQLATAPGSHVAGFVPEAKGVPASVQIFSCNKDAQNQAVARRSFFRCSTVQLHWNKGSTGLLVLAQADVDKTNQSYYGETKLNYLTTDRAFEGIVPLKKDGPVHDVQWSSSGSEFAVVYGFMPARATIFNKKCNPLLELGEGPYNTIRWNPKGRFIVLAGFGNLPGDMAFWDYSEKKLVAKTKAECSVTSEWSPDGRHFMTATTAPRLQIDNGIKIFDHNGSLQFKKMFEKLYQADWKPEAAERFGDIADLATSLSSLKIEETKKQVSAQGSKSAQTSSKAPANTAPKSTAYRPPHAKGSAEVQDKLFGGLAPTGGEMSKNALRNKKRREKQKEKKAAEASGSPADES